One Fusarium poae strain DAOMC 252244 chromosome 4, whole genome shotgun sequence DNA window includes the following coding sequences:
- a CDS encoding hypothetical protein (BUSCO:10595at5125), which produces MNTGSQQIGLSSSSHLHAFTPISLIEPHRGKDIVKKQPYTEVTHTKLPSSPQHLASFRVLPLEERRQKPNLQLPFRNQGLVWSGLVWSGLVSRLISVPSKQSSQKTRNKISVGRSNLLSQEFLNSEQAFLPCPVPLYLSALHPTTFTPVPELIPALPPPYSGISSHSLPNMGLSQTLSNMTVASPSGPGSAQNVLNRLFLASGPLRSATRTSSTLTPAAATALTATTNNRRPRPSIPKSSYSSFFPFTSPHLSFSTSMASSSHQSTASSEIATPRSRSSTTSSPRLADSNPMSSVDLNKIEQQIKMAALDQHRGYVQDHYQEVKQERTPEYVDENNAAGYQIVREPLWNKGLAFTPEQRANKNLTGLIPHTIESFDTQCARAMKMIQTRQTPIDKYLYLSTLKDQNTDLFYRLLIDNIRELMPLVYTPTIGDVCLQYSSIYTRPEALYISIKQRKSIRAMLGNWPCQNPEICVVTDGSRILGLGDLGINGVGISIGKLALYTGAAGIHPSKTLPIVLDCGTNNEENLQDPFYLGLRQKRPSYPEQQAFMDEFMEAAREVFPNMVVQFEDFDSEKAFGYLDRYRDQYRCFNDDIQGTGAVVLGGYIGAVEQSNVPIEEQRLVFMGAGSAGVGVAKQLVEYYTRRGLSEAAAREKFWLVDTKGLVTKDRGDRLAEHKKYFARTDNNGQQFRTLEEVIEYVKPSALVGLTATFGVFTEPVVRALKSSVQEGGLERRPILFPLSNPLTKAECTFEQAIEWTEGTVLFASGSPFNPVKAKFGDETHHTVYHPNQGNNVYIFPGLGLGAILAKASRVTDEMVYTSAAALAGSLNADEVHKGLIYPRIERVRDASVIVAREVMKAARRGGVSELPEAQWAEWEEWGDVALTSFIKQRIYNPLCFADAKL; this is translated from the exons tggtctggtctcgtctggtctggtctggtgtCCCGTTTGATCTCCGTCCCGTCAAAGCAATCAAGCCAGAAGACAAGGAATAAG ATAAGCGTCGGCCGCAGCAACTTGCTTTCACAAGAATTCCTTAATTCAGAACAAGCATTCTTACCCTGCCCTGTTCCTCTCTACTTGTCTGCCCTACACCCAACAACGTTCACCCCCGTCCCGGAGCTTATCCCTGCTCTCCCTCCCCCATACTCCGGTATCTCTTCTCACTCATTACCAAACATGGGCCTGAGCCAAACGCTCTCGAACATGACGGTGGCCTCGCCTTCGGGTCCCGGTTCCGCCCAAAACGTCTTAAACCGACTTTTCCTCGCTAGTGGCCCCTTACGCTCCGCGACCAGGACATCGTCTACTTTGACCCCAGCCGCTGCCACTGCTCTCACGGCGACTACTAATAATCGCCGCCCTCGACCCTCGATCCCAAAGTCTTCCTATTCATCCTTCTTCCCTTTCACATCACCccatctttctttctccacGTCCATGGCGTCGTCGTCCCATCAAAGTACCGCCAGCTCTGAAATTGCCACACCTCGTTCTCgctcatcaacaacctctTC CCCAAGACTTGCAGACTCCAATCCAATGTCCTCCGTCGACCTTAACAAGATTGAACAACAAATCAAGATGGCCGCTCTTGATCAACACCGTGGCTACGTCCAAGACCACTACCAAGAGGTCAAGCAGGAGCGCACTCCTGAGTATGTCGACGAGAACAATGCCGCTGGCTACCAGATTGTCCGAGAGCCTCTCTGGAACAAGG GTCTCGCTTTCACACCCGAGCAGCGTGCCAACAAGAACCTCACTGGCCTCATCCCCCACACCATTGAGAGCTTCGACACTCAGTGCGCCCGAGCCATGAAGATGATCCAGACCCGCCAGACCCCCATCGACAAGTACCTTTACCTGTCCACCCTCAAGGACCAGAACACCGACCTCTTCTACCGTCTCctcatcgacaacatccgAGAGCTCATGCCCCTCGTTTACACTCCCACAATTGGTGATGTCTGCCTGCAATACTCGAGCATCTACACTCGCCCCGAGGCTTTGTACATCTCCATCAAGCAGCGAAAGTCCATTCGCGCTATGCTCGGAAACTGGCCTTGCCAGAACCCCGAGATTTGCGTCGTCACTGATGGTTCTCGTATCCTCGGTCTCGGTGATCTCGGCATCAACGGTGTCGGTATCTCT ATCGGAAAGCTCGCTCTTTACACTGGCGCTGCTGGTATCCACCCCTCCAAGACCCTTCCCATTGTCCTTGACTGCGGTACCAACAACGAGGAGAACCTCCAGGACCCCTTCTACCTGGGTCTGCGACAAAAGCGCCCCTCATACCCCGAGCAGCAGGCTTTCATGGACGAGTTCATGGAGGCTGCCCGCGAGGTCTTTCCCAACATGGTTGTTCAGTTTGAGGACTTCGACAGTGAGAAGGCCTTTGGCTACCTTGACCGTTACCGTGACCAGTACCGATGCTTCAACGATGACATCCAGGGAACTGGTGCCGTCGTCCTTGGTGGATACATTGGCGCTGTTGAGCAGTCCAATGTTCCCATCGAGGAGCAGCGTCTTGTCTTCATGGGTGCCGGCTctgctggtgttggtgttgctaAGCAGCTCGTTGAGTACTACACTCGTCGTGGTCTGAGCGAGGCTGCTGCTCGTGAGAAGTTCTGGCTCGTCGACACCAAGGGTCTTGTCACCAAGGACCGTGGTGATCGTCTTGCTGAGCACAAGAAGTACTTCGCCCGAACTGACAACAACGGTCAGCAGTTCCGCACTCTCGAGGAGGTTATCGAGTATGTTAAGCCCAGCGCTCTCGTTGGTCTTACTGCCACTTTCGGTGTCTTCACTGAGCCCGTGGTTCGTGCTCTGAAGAGCTCTGTCCAGGAGGGTGGCCTTGAGCGCCGTCCCATCCTCTTCCCCCTCAGCAACCCTCTCACTAAGGCTGAGTGCACATTCGAGCAGGCTATCGAGTGGACTGAGGGTACCGTCCTCTTCGCCTCTGGTTCTCCCTTCAACCCCGTCAAGGCTAAGTTTGGTGATGAGACTCACCACACTGTCTACCACCCCAACCAGGGTAACAACGTTTACATCTTCCCTGGTCTGGGTCTCGGTGCTATCCTGGCCAAGGCCTCTCGTGTCACTGACGAGATGGTTTACACCTCTGCTGCCGCTCTGGCTGGTTCCCTGAATGCCGATGAGGTCCACAAGGGTCTCATCTATCCCCGCATTGAGCGTGTCCGTGATGCCAGCGTCATCGTTGCCCGCGAGGTTATGAAGGCCGCTCGACGTGGTGGTGTCTCTGAGCTTCCCGAGGCTCAGTGGGCTGAGTGGGAGGAGTGGGGTGATGTCGCCCTTACCTCTTTCATCAAGCAGCGCATCTACAACCCTCTCTGCTTTGCTGATGCTAAGTTGTAA
- a CDS encoding hypothetical protein (TransMembrane:1 (n8-16c24/25o72-92i)) yields MSRSPPECLVLSCGGLKRAALCTSLDPGLRLQYPSSKFLAVGSIDPPSDEPCPLRSNAIDTLTQSSNASYILVPYTPSSTCSLLMFLTFLTLSSIKLVESRFVTID; encoded by the coding sequence ATGTCACGGTCACCTCCAGAGTGTCTTGTCCTGTCTTGTGGTGGGTTAAAGAGAGCAGCGTTATGTACCAGCTTGGACCCAGGTCTCCGCTTACAGTATCCATCATCCAAGTTCCTCGCTGTGGGTTCGATAGACCCACCCTCTGACGAGCCCTGTCCTCTGCGCTCAAACGCCATCGACACCCTTACCCAGAGCTCAAATGCCTCGTACATTCTTGTACCGTACACGCCCTCCTCCACTTGCTCTTTGCTGATGTTCTTGACCTTTTTGACTCTTTCATCGATCAAACTTGTCGAGTCCCGCTTCGTGACTATAGACTAG
- the CTF1BETA gene encoding Cutinase transcription factor 1 beta (TransMembrane:2 (o308-327i638-656o)~BUSCO:4653at5125), translating to MAMTTESSQGAAAPPSPTSTSKTAPEKNSKKRSSPSGDSDQPEKITKRRAARACVSCRARKVRCDVVEGAPCGNCRWDNVECVVQESRRRKKNLYTASTAGQSVSTEAQLRCKTTPSVSNPTGPSASASNSANPGIISTADLRRPSSGSVISSSSIDGPSTFLNSSALDSHVPHMIYQRSGYRRDSSSLNKVHPIESSAHRSSWSSIIPDPAFFDSLRNTHLLGSLDEKEIPKPQFPSFLRPLPNKIAPEDVDYLKIKGALSVPTLPLQNALLQAYVEYVHPYMPLMDLNSFLGVISSRDGQNGQTSLFLYQAVMFAASAFVDMRYLREGGYTTRKAARKSFFQKTRLLYDFDYESDRLVLVQALLLMTYWYETPDDQKDTWHWMGVAISLAHTIGLHRNPGSTSMAPAKQKLWKRIWWSCFMRDRLIALGMRRPTRIKDEDFDVPMLEESDFEIEMLPESNTVIPSTCALVRNTDMQRELATMCIAKAQLCVCISRMLKAQYSVLIRDKMKPENTTNSTMMLFPNKQLDNVESVTEVDHELMAWAESLPACCQYRTLTPLDVKDGRSTVAVQRTLLHMVYYTTISALHRPQFLPSSPLQAPTTSRQVQDMSRLRVRDAAMHITRMATELHQYRLERFLPTTGVTVILPAMIIHLLEMKNPAPQARERATRGFRQCMRVMEKLREVYAAADYATGFLDAALRKAAIDINSSVAPSTLAMMKRVPIEFSAQTPPPENAPYMTASESLFNERPKEPQPAAATPTMMPPNTVNAAALEMPTQSPPTTEMDSPAAGLTPSVSAGSEEIQLDVGNMDLDFMQGHDEFDWNAVAGTDFDVDQWLQFPPEGVNNQDDNLIAGVLGVEEPTMSAEQALTWAMNAETDTAARQPENRDITASA from the exons ATGGCTATGACAACAGAATCATCACAAGGCGCGGCTGCTCCTCCATCGCCGACGTCAACATCAAAGACGGCCCCTGAGAAGAACAGTAAAAAGCGCTCCTCACCGTCAGGCGACTCAGATCAACCAGAGAAGATCACGAAGCGACGCGCTGCCCGCGCTTGCGTGTCGTGCCGAGCACGAAAAGTTCGGTGCGACGTTGTTGAGGGCGCACCCTGTGGAAACTGCCGTTGGGATAACGTCGAG TGCGTTGTCCAGGAAAGCCGAAGAAGAAA GAAGAACCTCTACACGGCCAGCACCGCAGGCCAGTCCGTCTCCACAGAAGCCCAGTTGCGCTGCAAAACAACTCCATCAGTCAGCAACCCCACAGGCCCAAGTGCCAGTGCCAGCAACAGCGCAAATCCAGGCATAATAAGCACAGCCGATCTTCGACGACCAAGCAGTGGCTCAGTTATTTCATCAAGCAGCATCGACGGACCCAGCACTTTTCTCAATAGCTCCGCACTCGACAGCCATGTCCCTCACATGATAT ATCAACGATCTGGCTACCGCCGGGACTCGTCTTCCCTCAACAAGGTGCACCCAATAGAATCCAGCGCTCATCGTTCGTCATGGTCCAGTATTATCCCAGATCCTGCCTTCTTCGATTCACTACGCAACACTCATCTGCTCGGCTCCCTTGACGAGAAGGAAATCCCAAAGCCTCAGTTTCCTTCGTTTTTACGACCTCTGCCGAACAAGATTGCGCCTGAAGATGTTGATTATCTGAAGATCAAAGGTGCACTTTCAGTGCCTACCTTGCCACTGCAGAATGCCTTACTACAGGCTTACGTTGAATATGTGCATCCTTACATGCCGCTTATGGACTTGAACTCCTTCCTCGGCGTTATCAGCAGCCGTGATGGTCAAAATGGCCAGACCAGTCTCTTCCTCTATCAGGCCGTCATGTTCGCAGCGTCAGCGTTCGTTGACATGAGGTACCTCAGAGAGGGTGGTTACACAACGCGGAAAGCAGCCCGCAAGTCCTTTTTCCAGAAGACAAGG CTGCTGTACGACTTTGATTACGAGTCAGATCGCCTTGTGCTTGTGCAGGCACTGCTTCTGATGACATACTGGTACGAAACGCCAGATGACCAGAAAGACACATGGCATTGGATGGGTGTGGCCATTTCACTGGCACACACCATCGGTCTTCACCGTAACCCCGGATCCACGAGTATGGCACCAGCAAAGCAGAAGCTCTGGAAACGAATATGGTGGTCATGCTTCATGCGAGATCGTCTTATTGCACTCGGAATGCGACGTCCCACACGTATCAAGGACGAGGACTTCGACGTTCCCATGCTTGAAGAGAGCGATTTCGAGATCGAGATGCTCCCCGAGAGCAACACTGTTATCCCGAGCACCTGCGCATTGGTTCGCAACACTGACATGCAGCGAGAATTGGCTACTATGTGCATTGCCAAGGCCCAGCTCTGCGTCTGTATCAGCCGCATGCTCAAGGCGCAATACTCTGTCTTGATCCGGGATAAAATGAAGCCGGAAAACACTACCAACAGCACAATGATGCTTTTCCCAAATAAACAGCTGGATAACGTTGAGAGCGTCACCGAGGTAGATCACGAACTCATGGCATGGGCTGAGTCACTTCCGGCATGCTGTCAATACCGTACCCTGACACCTTTGGATGTCAAGGACGGACGATCGACGGTTGCTGTGCAGCGAACACTGCTACATATGGTTTATTACACCACCATTTCAGCTCTTCACCGTCCTCAGTTCTTGCCATCGTCGCCTCTCCAGGCTCCTACAACATCTCGACAAGTCCAGGATATGTCTCGATTGCGAGTGCGCGATGCCGCGATGCACATCACGCGAATGGCCACTGAGCTCCATCAATACCGCTTGGAGCGATTCTTGCCTACTACTGGTGTCACGGTCATCCTCCCTGCTATGATCATCCATCTCCTTGAGATGAAGAACCCTGCTCCTCAAGCTCGGGAGCGTGCCACGCGGGGATTCCGTCAGTGCATGCGAGTTATGGAGAAGCTTCGGGAAGTGTATGCAGCCGCCGACTACGCAACTGGTTTCCTCGACGCTGCTCTCCGCAAGGCTGCTATCGACATCAACTCTAGCGTTGCTCCCTCTACgttggccatgatgaagcgCGTGCCTATCGAGTTCAGTGCCCAGACACCACCCCCCGAGAATGCGCCATACATGACCGCTTCTGAGTCGCTGTTCAACGAGAGGCCCAAGGAGCCTCAGCCTGCAGCAGCAACGCCTACTATGATGCCACCAAACACTGTCAACGCTGCAGCTCTGGAGATGCCTACACAATCACCACCCACAACGGAGATGGATTCTCCTGCCGCTGGATTGACACCCAGCGTCAGTGCTGGCTCCGAAGAGATTCAGCTGGATGTTGGCAACATGGACCTTGATTTCATGCAGGGTCATGATGAGTTTGACTGGAACGCTGTGGCCGGGACTGATTTCGACGTTGACCAGTGGCTTCAGTTCCCTCCCGAGGGCGTCAATAACCAAGACGACAACTTGATCGCTGGCGTACTGGGCGTCGAAGAGCCTACCATGTCTGCCGAGCAAGCTCTGACATGGGCCATGAACGCTGAGACAGACACAGCAGCTCGTCAGCCTGAAAACCGCGACATTACCGCGTCGGCATAG
- a CDS encoding hypothetical protein (BUSCO:6703at5125) — protein MSDTPTQVARHARHAHAHAHTTSTSPPPRNRISDDILANLGPRNVVDALNTATGALRASLDKFSTTDREFTMRTALASHAIWVWLEELQSWPWPSGSGSSGFEIPSEEERKRKTMQLSVPEEGDDQWMGSLLARDVSAYDRRVADIQRDLSDLGIEDIKTHIRMNHIDPMSRPGTPLNEFNAAAQLSRSSYNRMEDHTAVIMTIVMHALPVLNNLRRLLQTWDLRLCALRRVPTLLLALEDAEVALQSAFKAISLHTRDTPQKDDGSSQDSTLTRETFDVMKKHIEQLIARPGRSLDYMLDCLEGLPDTLPGDWLDRMEAVESSYSDWVVVCEKKIRETERNTPAQPDPPPQPTEPPRSPSPVKQDTEAKDPTVLGESVVADESYSDDDTPINASTGVLPIPLLLPPKIIRSELSDDAGTSMEPIKSRVPSGLSEADTIVPGWHKRDSSSESEPESPPSFLPIQEVDESFEEENDTFDGARDVMPGTPKAPIQSIEQDLVSPTDLTRTPETPDFNYSFSHDYDREISPELPPLRPLPLPRPRMDPARQLAVRSSSMNFAALSSDPPEVSGSPDLPRTRIREAEYFQASPPSSPPTDSRSAPLGSPFLGPDRSVDDLDMSPMQMQQIEESFEDEFDDSFSISEYPTAFEHRPSAGDQHLQQQISDIISSIPAKIKLSTEQSKVNLNPPDLQLPRVRKRPSIEPFRRSTSGLSSTSRAGTPSFTLSPVKNSRVRNRGHSEIKVYHLSRSTGEAPIKLFIRCVGEQGERVMVRVGGGWADLGEYLKEYASHHKRRSAATNAKVEVLPESPNSRRTNVGSSPGGRPQSAVETSPMSPLSVRKTRRSVGAMGSETPQLGFGTPGDEGPSEVFGRSRSNSHLSWKEDDSSFLGLAGPTGKKVEMSEENKAWVASVKEKVRIASTGERRTSSTASQFGELGKVGGTKRLFLKSEDRRESKGGRESRGGRESRGSVR, from the coding sequence ATGAGCGATACACCTACGCAAGTCGCCAGGCATGCGCGCCATGCCCATGCCCATGCCCATACCACTTCCACTTCGCCGCCCCCGAGAAACAGAATTTCCGATGATATACTTGCCAATCTCGGTCCGCGCAATGTCGTCGATGCTCTCAATACCGCTACCGGTGCCCTGAGGGCATCGCTCGACAAATTTTCTACCACCGATCGAGAATTTACTATGCGAACCGCCCTTGCGTCGCACGCTATCTGGGTATGGCTCGAGGAGCTACAATCTTGGCCATGGCCGTCCGGGTCAGGCTCTTCCGGTTTTGAGATACCCAGTGAGGAGGAGCGTAAAAGAAAAACGATGCAGCTCTCCGTGCCCGAGGAGGGAGATGACCAATGGATGGGGAGTTTGCTAGCTCGAGACGTATCAGCGTACGACCGGAGGGTTGCTGATATTCAACGTGATTTGTCAGATCTTGGTATCGAGGATATCAAGACACACATTCGCATGAACCATATCGATCCAATGTCCCGGCCAGGCACTCCGCTCAACGAATTCAATGCAGCTGCACAGCTCTCACGTTCCAGCTACAATCGCATGGAAGACCACACAGCGGTGATCATGACGATTGTCATGCATGCGCTACCCGTTTTGAACAACCTGAGACGTTTATTGCAGACCTGGGACCTGCGCCTTTGCGCCTTACGCCGTGTTCCAACCCTACTGCTGGCCTTAGAGGATGCTGAAGTCGCTCTGCAATCCGCTTTCAAGGCTATTTCTCTTCATACAAGAGATACGCCACAAAAAGATGATGGTTCCTCACAAGATTCGACGCTTACGAGAGAAACTTTCGACGTCATGAAAAAGCATATCGAGCAATTGATTGCGCGTCCGGGTCGATCTCTTGACTATATGCTCGACTGCTTAGAAGGTCTACCCGACACCCTACCCGGGGACTGGCTGGACCGTATGGAAGCTGTCGAGTCGAGTTATAGTGACTGGGTTGTCGTGTGCGAAAAGAAGATCCGGGAAACTGAGCGGAATACCCCTGCACAACCTGACCCACCACCACAACCCACAGAACCTCCACGATCGCCATCACCAGTCAAACAAGATACAGAAGCTAAAGACCCTACTGTACTTGGTGAAAGTGTGGTCGCCGATGAATCCTATAGCGATGACGACACCCCTATCAACGCCAGCACGGGTGTTTTGCCGATCCCATTGCTTCTACCGCCCAAGATAATCAGGAGCGAATTATCTGATGATGCTGGCACATCCATGGAACCCATCAAGTCCAGAGTTCCTTCTGGCTTGTCCGAGGCCGATACTATCGTGCCCGGATGGCACAAGAGAGATAGTTCATCAGAAAGTGAACCCGAGAGCCCACCATCATTTCTTCCCATCCAAGAGGTCGACGAGTCCTTTGAGGAAGAAAATGATACCTTTGATGGGGCTAGGGATGTCATGCCCGGCACACCTAAAGCACCGATACAAAGTATCGAGCAGGACCTGGTCTCCCCAACAGACTTGACTCGTACCCCTGAGACACCTGATTTCAACTACAGCTTCTCGCACGACTATGATCGAGAAATTTCCCCTGAACTGCCACCTCTCCGCCCTCTACCTCTGCCCCGACCAAGAATGGACCCAGCTCGACAGCTTGCCGTCCGTTCATCAAGCATGAACTTCGCAGCCTTGTCTAGCGACCCCCCTGAAGTATCTGGCTCTCCAGATCTGCCTAGAACTCGAATACGCGAGGCCGAGTATTTCCAAGCAAGCCCGCCCAGTTCCCCACCTACGGACTCAAGGTCGGCTCCCCTTGGTAGCCCTTTCCTAGGACCGGACCGTAGTGTTGATGACCTCGACATGTCGCCCATGCAAATGCAACAAATAGAAGAGTCTTTCGAGGACGAGTTTGATGACTCTTTCTCGATCTCGGAATATCCTACTGCTTTTGAACATCGACCTAGTGCCGGTGACCAGCATCTCCAACAGCAAATTAGCGACATTATCAGTTCCATACCGGCAAAGATCAAGCTGTCTACCGAGCAGTCCAAGGTGAACCTTAATCCCCCGGACTTGCAGTTACCACGTGTCAGGAAGAGGCCCTCTATCGAACCATTCCGAAGGAGTACATCAGGCCTCTCCTCTACCTCTAGGGCGGGCACGCCTTCATTTACACTTTCACCGGTAAAGAACAGCAGGGTGCGAAACCGCGGACACTCTGAGATTAAGGTGTACCATCTGTCTAGATCGACTGGTGAAGCTCCGATTAAACTCTTCATCCGGTGTGTTGGTGAACAGGGAGAACGAGTTATGGTTCGCGTGGGTGGTGGCTGGGCCGACTTGGGTGAATACCTCAAAGAGTATGCAAGCCATCACAAGCGACGATCTGCTGCAACGAATGCCAAGGTAGAGGTCCTTCCAGAATCACCCAATTCGCGAAGAACCAACGTCGGCTCGAGCCCTGGAGGTAGACCCCAATCCGCTGTGGAAACGTCTCCCATGTCACCTCTATCCGTCCGTAAGACGCGCCGGAGTGTAGGTGCCATGGGCAGCGAAACACCTCAGCTGGGCTTTGGAACACCCGGAGACGAAGGCCCTTCCGAAGTCTTTGGCCGCTCGAGATCGAACTCTCACCTCAGCTGGAAAGAGGATGATAGTTCTTTCCTTGGACTTGCGGGACCTACCGGCAAGAAGGTTGAGATGAGCGAGGAGAATAAGGCATGGGTCGCAAGCGTTAAGGAAAAGGTCAGAATCGCTAGTACCGGTGAACGAAGAACATCATCGACAGCCAGCCAGTTTGGAGAACTTGGCAAAGTCGGTGGCACGAAACGACTATTCCTTAAGTCTGAAGACCGCAGAGAATCGAAGGGAGGCCGAGAGTCGAGAGGAGGTCGCGAATCGCGAGGAAGTGTCAGATGA
- a CDS encoding hypothetical protein (BUSCO:15981at5125) — translation MVLAKSKNSVGLGNALMNDRFGKGKGTDRKRTSAITRTNHATGEQYLVNEKKDAAWVKMRSVTEQGDLDEFLATAELAGTDFTAEKTNNVKIIHTDQKNPYLLSAQEEKAVLGKHKQHKGRLSVPRRPKWDSTTTPEELDRLERESFLNWRRGLAELQENNDLLMTPFERNLEVWRQLWRVIERSDLIVQIVDARNPLLFRSEDLEDYVKEIDPKKENLLLINKADMMTPKQRMAWAKHLTEAGIAYRFFSAELAKAENEARNLEGSDDESTEEEVEEQGESSGQQEQEGVSLVDDEPKETQINQEAKAAKEADEIDTQILTVEELEGIFLKHAPADAGANHKLQVGLVGYPNVGKSSTINALIGSKKVSVSSTPGKTKHFQTIHLSPDVVLCDCPGLVFPNFATTKADLVCNGILPIDQLREFLGPVGLVTQRVPQPFLEAIYGIHIRTRAIEEGGTGIPTASEFLRSYARARGFQTQGLGQPDESRAARYILKDYVGGKLLFVSPPPGIDDAADFNRGLYDQEHLPEKRRAALSAAMNQLSVVDPASSEPFLADDDEAVDLASTVDVPLPAGPKSQKIDKGFFGPSNNQGHVSKPFNYQYSDQGKADPLAGKHLSGRKARTMVALENGLDPKEVATASSKKHFKGNPAGGKGKRRIARKLNAEED, via the exons ATGGTTCTGGCAAAGTCCAAGAACTCGGTCGGCCTGGGCAACGCCCTCATGAACGATCGTTTCGGTAAAGGCAAAGGAACAGACAGGAAGCGAACATCCGCCATCACAAGAACGAATCACGCTACAGGCGAGCAATATCTCGtcaacgagaagaaggatgcgGCTTGGGTCAAGATGCGCTCCGTCACGGAGCAAGGCGATCTCGACGAGTTTTTGGCCACAGCCGAGTTGGCGGGAACCGACTTCACTGCTGAGAAGACAAACAACGTCAAGATCATCCACACAGACCAGAAGAACCCATACCTCCTTTCAGCGCAAGAGGAGAAGGCTGTTCTTGGAAAGCACAAGCAGCACAAGGGTCGACTCTCTGTGCCCCGAAGACCCAAGTGGGATTCCACAACAACACCCGAAGAGCTCGACCGGCTAGAGCGAGAGAGCTTCCTGAATTGGAGACGCGGCCTAGCTGAGCTGCAAGAGAACAACGATCTACTCATGACACCCTTTGAGCGAAACTTGGAAGTCTGGCGACAACTTTGGCGAGTTATCGAGCGATCAGACCTTATTGTCCAGATTGTCGATGCCAGAAACCCTCTACTCTTCCGTTCAGAGGATCTCGAAGACTACGTCAAGGAGATTGACCCCAAAAAGGAGAACcttctcctcatcaacaAGGCAGATATGATGACGCCTAAGCAGCGCATGGCTTGGGCAAAGCACCTAACGGAGGCAGGCATCGCTTACCGTTTCTTCTCGGCTGAGTTGGCCAAGGCAGAAAATGAGGCGAGAAATCTCGAAGGCTCGGATGATGAGTCTActgaagaagaagtagagGAGCAAGGAGAGAGTAGTGGtcagcaagagcaagaaggtGTTTCTCTGGTCGATGATGAGCCCAAGGAGACTCAAATCAACCAAGAAGCCAAGGCTGCAAAGGAGGCAGACGAGATTGATACACAAATTTTGACAGTCGAGGAGCTGGAAGGTATTTTCCTGAAGCACGCTCCCGCAGACGCAG GCGCGAATCACAAATTACAAGTTGGTTTGGTCGGTTACCCCAACGTCGGTAAATCGTCCACAATCAACGCTCTTATCGGCTCAAAGAAGGTATCCGTCTCGTCGACACCAGGAAAGACCAAGCACTTCCAGACCATCCACCTCAGCCCAGATGTTGTCCTCTGCGATTGTCCTGGTCTCGTCTTCCCTAACTTTGCCACCACCAAAGCCGACCTTGTCTGCAACGGTATCCTTCCCATCGACCAGCTTCGTGAGTTCTTGGGCCCCGTTGGTCTTGTAACTCAACGAGTTCCCCAACCTTTCCTTGAGGCTATCTATGGTATTCACATCCGCACTCGAGCCATCGAGGAGGGTGGTACCGGAATCCCTACTGCTAGCGAGTTTCTACGCTCGTATGCCCGTGCCCGTGGTTTCCAGACCCAAGGTCTTGGTCAACCTGATGAGTCTCGAGCTGCTCGTTACATTCTCAAGGACTACGTGGGCGGAAAGCTACTCTTCGTTTCACCACCTCCTGGAATCGACGATGCTGCCGACTTCAACCGTGGTCTTTACGATCAGGAGCATCTCCCTGAGAAGCGACGCGCTGCCCTGTCCGCTGCTATGAACCAGCTCTCTGTCGTTGACCCAGCTAGCAGCGAGCCTTTCCTtgctgatgacgatgaggctGTCGACCTGGCCTCAACCGTCGACGTTCCTCTTCCCGCTGGCCCCAAGTCCCAGAAGATCGACAAGGGTTTCTTCGGACCTAGTAACAACCAGGGTCATGTTAGCAAGCCTTTCAACTACCAATATTCAGACCAAGGCAAGGCAGACCCTCTAGCAGGCAAGCACCTGTCAGGCCGAAAGGCCCGCACCATGGTCGCTCTCGAGAACGGCCTCGATCCCAAGGAGGTCGCAACGGCATCCAGCAAGAAGCACTTTAAGGGTAACCCCGCGGGGGGCAAGGGTAAACGACGTATCGCTCGCAAGCTGAATGCTGAAGAGGACTAA